A single genomic interval of Nitrososphaerales archaeon harbors:
- a CDS encoding AsnC family transcriptional regulator, translating to MDTLDIRILRELGRGESPGLPANPRIPLRSLARRLGVDKDTVSSRLKRFREAGALQGWATIVNPNLLGAKLTRLLFDVPTPSSKEELMRNAGLIPGVVLITPLLGNSIEILLFYEDDQSLRKTIELISRTSHAENLIRYDSDFPECKLKLSRTDWNIIESLQKDPRKPFSLISKELGVSNRTIRRRLERLLEGMALGAYPRLDVSALDATAVHLLAAYTNPEQRGDVNNRIIAQFNDSLLMAELGGKSHGLFILIITNAARVKDIREWMRNQSGVSGYRADVILDHLEVPGALSRLIERSLGRIQVPA from the coding sequence TTGGATACACTTGACATTAGGATACTGAGAGAGTTGGGGCGAGGCGAGTCGCCAGGTCTCCCGGCAAACCCCAGAATCCCTCTTAGAAGTCTCGCGCGAAGGCTGGGAGTGGACAAGGACACCGTAAGCAGCAGACTCAAGCGGTTCCGGGAGGCCGGCGCTCTGCAAGGATGGGCGACAATTGTCAACCCAAACCTCCTCGGCGCAAAACTGACAAGGTTGCTTTTCGACGTTCCGACGCCCTCTTCTAAGGAAGAGCTCATGCGCAACGCGGGCCTCATCCCGGGAGTAGTCCTCATCACTCCCCTCCTCGGAAACTCCATTGAGATACTCCTGTTCTACGAGGACGATCAATCTCTGAGGAAGACCATTGAGCTAATTTCGAGGACTTCGCATGCGGAGAACCTGATTCGCTACGACAGTGACTTTCCCGAGTGCAAGCTCAAGCTATCAAGAACAGATTGGAACATAATCGAAAGCCTGCAGAAGGACCCGCGAAAGCCCTTCAGTCTCATCTCGAAGGAGCTTGGAGTAAGCAACAGGACGATTAGGAGGAGGTTGGAGAGGCTTCTCGAAGGGATGGCTCTGGGCGCATACCCGCGGTTGGACGTGTCGGCCTTGGACGCAACTGCTGTCCACTTGCTTGCGGCCTACACGAACCCTGAACAACGAGGGGATGTCAACAATAGAATTATCGCGCAGTTCAACGACTCTCTTCTGATGGCCGAGCTCGGAGGCAAGAGCCACGGTCTTTTCATCTTGATCATCACGAACGCTGCTAGGGTCAAGGATATCAGAGAATGGATGAGGAATCAATCTGGAGTATCTGGCTACCGTGCTGACGTTATACTGGACCATTTGGAAGTGCCGGGCGCCCTAAGCAGATTGATCGAGAGGAGTCTGGGTAGAATCCAAGTACCCGCGTGA
- a CDS encoding LAGLIDADG family homing endonuclease → MEKKTGIGNIIARKSYGNHFGNRQVYEWIVSADQHCELLLGSLKRFFDYQGGTIRHPPITRINWGFVAGFFDGEGGINFQVHEALYQLSITQKERQVLDAIQKFIGYGVIYGPYRGNPFRLLIAGHKDQLDFIDHVLPFSSVKRKSLLEAKKFIQAKDWNADDKLRDVPLERLVADYGKLRSIRRVAAKHGVTYNAIHDKFERSGLKMQPLGTNQFGSLVPTKALKTTPEALPS, encoded by the coding sequence TTGGAGAAAAAGACCGGAATTGGTAACATCATAGCGCGCAAGAGTTATGGAAATCACTTCGGAAACAGGCAGGTCTACGAATGGATAGTCAGCGCTGACCAACACTGCGAACTTCTATTGGGTTCACTAAAGCGGTTTTTTGACTATCAGGGCGGCACCATACGCCATCCACCCATTACAAGAATCAACTGGGGCTTCGTCGCCGGGTTCTTCGATGGCGAAGGGGGTATCAATTTCCAGGTCCACGAAGCTCTGTACCAGCTAAGCATCACTCAGAAGGAGCGGCAGGTCCTCGACGCTATCCAGAAGTTCATCGGCTACGGGGTCATCTACGGGCCATACAGAGGCAACCCGTTCAGGCTGCTCATCGCCGGCCACAAGGACCAACTCGACTTCATCGACCATGTCCTCCCATTTTCATCAGTCAAGAGAAAGAGCCTCTTGGAGGCCAAGAAGTTCATCCAGGCCAAGGACTGGAACGCCGACGACAAGCTGCGGGATGTCCCCCTGGAACGGCTGGTGGCCGATTATGGGAAGCTGAGGTCAATCAGAAGAGTCGCCGCCAAGCACGGCGTCACCTACAACGCGATTCACGACAAGTTCGAAAGGTCGGGGTTGAAGATGCAGCCTCTCGGCACCAACCAGTTTGGTAGTCTGGTTCCGACTAAAGCTCTTAAGACGACTCCTGAGGCTCTGCCCAGTTGA
- a CDS encoding plastocyanin/azurin family copper-binding protein, translating to MVSRVLTLSMSYAAFVNLTGAILVGLIEGVLPLLIEATIFMVLFVVLAFASWRSKRWGYLGAGVVSLVNLALLWGSPAGLVQILQSPGGQPFALFLPYYVAVATAVPYGFYGFSAARKPQLPPRQVTRSGILAFVALGVAVGGLLVGAFAATTESRLLASTGGPTNISIVLGSSSSSNANFYLPANFTAKVGQTVTWVNRDSGPHTVTSSTGVFDSGSIASGASFSFTFTQAGTYQYYCTYHLWMKGTIVVTNG from the coding sequence ATGGTCAGCCGCGTTCTCACCCTTAGTATGAGCTATGCAGCATTTGTCAATCTGACGGGTGCAATCCTTGTCGGACTGATTGAAGGTGTGCTTCCTTTGTTGATCGAAGCGACAATCTTCATGGTTCTGTTCGTCGTGCTTGCGTTCGCTTCTTGGCGCAGCAAGCGATGGGGTTATCTTGGTGCTGGCGTCGTGTCCTTGGTCAATCTAGCACTGCTGTGGGGGTCTCCAGCAGGTCTTGTCCAAATTCTTCAGAGCCCTGGTGGCCAGCCGTTTGCGCTCTTCCTTCCGTATTATGTCGCGGTGGCTACGGCGGTTCCGTATGGATTCTACGGGTTCAGCGCAGCCAGGAAACCTCAGCTTCCGCCGAGACAGGTTACGAGATCGGGCATTCTGGCATTCGTAGCTCTCGGCGTCGCGGTTGGAGGCCTTCTTGTCGGTGCGTTTGCGGCTACCACCGAATCTCGCCTGCTGGCGTCAACAGGGGGTCCCACCAACATTTCCATAGTGTTGGGATCCTCTTCGTCATCCAACGCCAACTTCTACCTCCCTGCAAACTTCACGGCCAAGGTCGGGCAAACAGTCACCTGGGTGAATCGCGACTCCGGGCCTCACACAGTGACGAGCTCGACAGGTGTATTCGATTCGGGGAGCATTGCCAGCGGAGCCTCCTTCTCTTTCACGTTTACCCAAGCTGGCACGTATCAATACTATTGCACTTACCATTTGTGGATGAAGGGTACAATCGTAGTCACCAATGGTTAG
- a CDS encoding type II toxin-antitoxin system RelE/ParE family toxin, whose amino-acid sequence MKHEVKLSKRAVRELESLDIVMKRRVVLKLEELAENPFPRGVVKLQGREGLFRVRVGDYRILYEVLGVERIVLVDKIDHRSGVYGP is encoded by the coding sequence TTGAAGCATGAGGTCAAGCTCTCCAAGAGAGCCGTCAGAGAGCTTGAGTCACTCGATATAGTGATGAAGAGAAGAGTCGTTCTGAAGCTCGAGGAACTCGCAGAAAACCCGTTTCCGAGGGGCGTGGTAAAGCTGCAAGGCAGAGAAGGGCTCTTTCGAGTAAGGGTCGGCGATTACAGAATTCTGTACGAGGTTCTCGGCGTGGAGCGAATAGTACTGGTGGACAAGATAGACCACAGAAGCGGTGTCTACGGACCCTAA